The Flavobacterium johnsoniae UW101 genomic interval TTATTGTTTTAGCGATATAGTCATCAACTATTTCTTTTGATGCTTTTACTTCTAAAATGATTTCGTCATAAACTACAAAATCGGCATAAAATTTATGTGCTAAAACAATTTCTTTGTATTGAATATCGTATTCTTTTTCACGTTTATAGGGAATATTATGTTTTTTAAACTCATATTCTAATGCATCTTTGTAAACAATTTCCAAAAGACCTCCGCCTAAAATTCTATGAACTTCCATGCAAATTCCAACAATTTTATAGTACTCTTCTTTTCTGTATAATTCCATGCTTGTTTTTTTTAAACAAAACTATAGAAATTTTTGAAAGAAAATTCGTGTAAATTTGTGAAATTCGCGGCAAAAAAACTTAATTCATGCTGCTAAGCCCAACCGCTTCACCTTTTAAAGTTCCAGAAGTACAGCTTGTGATTTTTACATTTACGAAATCTCCAATTTTATAATTCTCTTTAGGGAAAACTACCGTAATACTTTGAGAATTTCTTCCGGAGAATTCATCTTTAGATTTTTTAGAAACTTTTTCTACTAAAACTTCAACTGTTTTTCCAACAAATTCTTCGCTTCTAAACCAAGCATGTTTTTGCTGTAAATCGACGATTTCTTGTAATCTTCTTGCTTTAGTTTCTTCCTCGACATCATCTTTCATTTTCCTTCCTGCCAAAGTTCCAGGACGTTCAGAATACGAATACATATAACCGAAATTATATTTTACATATTCCATCAAACTCATTGTATCTTGGTGATCTTGTTCAGTTTCTGTTGGGAAACCGGCAATCATATCCTGCGAAATCGAAGCATCTGGAACAATAGCTCTAATTTTATCAATCAAAGCCATATATTCTTCACGAGAATGCAGACGATTCATTTCTTTTAAAATTCTGTTACTTCCAGATTGAACTGGCAAGTGAATGTGTTTACAGATATTTGGATATTTTGCCATAACGTGCAAAATACTTTCGTGCATATCCTGCGGATTTGATGTCGAAAAACGAATACGCATTTTAGGGAAACCAACAGCAACCATTTCTAATAATTGGTCAAAATCGACAGCAGTTGCTTTTTGCATTTCAGAAGCATTTACAAAATCTTTTTTCAAACCGCCGCCGTACCAAAGGTAACTGTCAACGTTTTGCCCAAGAAGTGTAATTTCCTTAAAACCTTTGCTCCATAAATCCTGAATTTCAGCCATGATACTTTGAGGCTCACGGCTGCGTTCGCGTCCGCGTGTAAAAGGTACAACACAAAACGTGCACATATTATCGCATCCACGGGTGATAGAAACCAAAGCGGTGATTCCGTTACTCATTAAACGAACCGGCGAAATATCTCCGTAAGTTTCTTCTTTTGATAAAATTACATTGATGGCGTCGCGTCCTTCTTCAACTTCGGCCAATAAATTTGGAAGATCTTTATAAGCATCAGGACCAACAACAAGATCAACTATTTTTTCTTCTTCCAAGAACTGGCTTTTTAAACGCTCGGCCATACAGCCCAAAACACCCACTTTCATTTTCGGATTTGTGCGTTTTACAGCATTGTATTTTTCAAGACGTTTACGAATAGTCTGTTCAGCTTTGTCTCTAATTGAGCAAGTGTTTACCAAAACCAAATCTGCTTCTTCCAAAACAGAAGTAGTGTTATATCCTCCGTCAGACAAAATGGAAGCTACGACTTCACTGTCCGAAAAATTCATCGCACAGCCGTAACTCTCTATAAATAGTTTTTTAGTATTCTCAGGTTTATTTTCTAAAACAAGACTTTCACCTTGTTTGCTTTCTTCAATAATCTTTTCCATTGTAAAAATTCAAAGTGCAAAGATAGCGTAAATACGGTCAATATGACAAGATGGCAGAAAAGAATTTTAGATTTTAGATTGCAGATTATAGATTGTAGATTATAGATTGTAGAACGAAAAAGATTTTGATGAGATAATCTTGAATCTAAAATTGGAATTCTAAAATAAAGAAATTTCTTGGTTAGAATCTGATAAAAGTTATACCTATATATATAATGCAGAATATTACAGATAAATCTGCAATTTTAAGTTTCATAATATCAAAATACCTCAAAAATGCATTCGTAAGGTTAATATTTAAAAAAAATAAATACTTTTGTTGCAGAAAATAAGAGCAATGGCAAAGAATTTAGTAATAGTGGAGTCACCTGCAAAGGCGAAAACGATCGAGAAATTTCTTGGGAGTGATTTTCAGGTGGAGTCAAGTTATGGTCACATAGCAGACTTACCATCCAAGGAAATAGGGGTAGATGTAGAGAATGGTTTTAAACCTAAATATGAAGTTTCCCCGGATAAAAAAGCCTTGGTAACGAAACTAAAATCGCTATCTAAAAATGCCGAAACGGTTTGGTTAGCATCCGATGAGGACCGCGAGGGAGAGGCTATTTCATGGCACTTGGCGGAAGAATTAAAACTGGATACAAAAAAGACCAAACGAATTGTTTTTCACGAGATTACAAAATCTGCGATTCTTAAAGCAATTGACAATCCAAGAGAAATTGATTATAATTTAGTTAATGCGCAGCAAGCGAGAAGAGTATTAGATCGTTTAGTGGGTTATGAATTATCTCCGGTTTTATGGAGAAAAATTAAAGGCGGACTTTCTGCAGGTCGTGTACAATCTGTTTCTGTACGTTTGATTGTTGAAAGAGAACGCGAAATTCAAAGTTTTAATGCAGTGGCAACCTATTCAATTGTTGCTGAATTTGTAAACGAAGCTGGAAAAGCTTTTAAAGCAAAACTGCCAAAAAACTTCAATACAAAAAAAGAAGCCGAAGATTTTTTAAACAAAAACATCGGTTCTAAATATAAGGTAGCTGATTTAGAAACTAAACCTACCAAAAAATCTCCAACAGCACCTTTTACAACTTCAACGTTGCAGCAGGAAGCAGCAAGAAAATTATACCTGCCGGTTGGAATTACCATGCAGTTAGCACAGCGTTTATATGAGGCGGGACTTATTACTTATATGAGAACCGACTCGGTAAATCTTTCTAAAGAAGCAATGGATGCTGCACAAGCAGAAATCATAAAATCTTACGGGGAAGAATTTTCTAAACCGAGAATTTTTGCAACAAAAAGTAAAGGAGCACAAGAAGCGCACGAAGCAATTCGTCCGACTGATATGTCACGCCATACTGTAAATATCGATCGTGATCAGGCTCGTTTGTATGATTTGATCTGGAAAAGAACTTTAGCATCTCAAATGAGCGATGCGCAGCTTGAAAGAACAAACGTAAAAATAGAAGCTGATAATCATGATGAGCTTTTTACAGCTTCTGGAGAAGTTTTGCTTTTTGAAGGTTTCTTAAAAGTGTATTTAGAAGGTCATGATGATGATGAGGAAGAGCAAGAAGGAATGCTTCCGGCTTTAAAAGTAAACGAAAAGCTGGCTAATAACTATATTACAGCTACAGAACGATATTCAAGACCGCCTGCACGTTATACAGAGGCATCTTTGGTTAAAAAACTAGAGGAACTTGGTATCGGACGTCCGTCTACTTATGCACCAACTATTTCAACAATTATCAATAGAAATTATGTTGAAAAAGGAACGCTTGAAGGGCAGGAACGTAACTATACACAGTTGACTTTACAAAATAGTAAAGTAGGTGAGAAGCTTTTAAAAGAAAATACTGGTTCTGATAAAGGAAAGCTGGTTCCTACTGATATTGGTACTATCGTAACAGATTTCTTAGTTAAGAATTTCGGGAATATTTTAGATTATAATTTTACTGCAAAAGTTGAGCAGGATTTTGATGAAATTGCCGAAGGAAATATCGACTGGGCAATCATGATGCAGGATTTCTACAATAAATTTCACCCAAATGTAAAAGAAGTTGAAGCTAATGCTGAACGTGAAAGCGGTGAAAGAATTTTAGGAAAAGATGCAGATGGAAGACAAGTTTCTGTTCGTTTAGGGAAATTTGGACCAATGGCTCAAATTGGAGAAGCAGATGATGAAGATAAAAAGTTTGCCAGCCTGATGGCAGATCAAAATATTGGAAATATCACACTTGAAGAAGCTTTGAATTTATTCTTGCTTCCTAAAAATTTAGGAGAATATAAAGGAGAAGAAGTAGAAGTGAGCAATGGTCGTTACGGTCCGTATGTTCGTCACGGAAGTGTGTTTATTTCATTACCTCGCGGTGAAGATCCTTTGAATGTTACAAAAGAAAGAGCTAAGGAATTAATTGACGAAAAAGCACTTGCTGATGCGCCAATTGCTGTTTACAAAGGAGAAGCAGTTCAAAAAGGTGTGGGACGTTTTGGTCCTTTTATTAAATGGAACGGTCTTTTTGTAAATGTGAGCAAAAAATACAATTTCGATAATTTATCTCAGGCAGATGTTGAAGAATTAATTGAAGATAAATTACAAAAGAATATTGATAAAGTTCTTCACAATTGGGAAGAAGAAGGAATTGTAGTTGAAAAAGCCCGCTGGGGACGTTCAGTTATTTTAAAAGGTAAAATCAAAATTGAATTAAGTAAAGATGTTGATGCGACAAAATTAACATTGGCCGAAGTTCAGGAAATGATCGAGAAAAAAGCACCGGCTAAAAAAACAGCAGCAAAGAAAACCACAGCAGCTAAAAAAACTACAACCGCTAAAAAAGCACCAGCAAAAAAGAAATAAAGAATGGAATTTGACTTTCTAGAGCCTTTAAATGACGGAATTTTAAAATTCATTAGTTCATTGTCTACACAAGAACTGGGGAGCAAAATTGTTTTGCATACTCAGGATCAATTTCCGGATATAAGCAAAATTAATATTGCGATCGTAGGTGTTCTCGAAGATCGACGCAACATTAATATGGTTAATGAAGTTAACCTTACTGCAGTTCGTAAAAAGCTTTACGGAATGTTTCCTGGTAACTGGGATGCATCAATTGCAGATTTAGGAGATATTCTTGCAGGTGATTCTGTAGAGGATACTTATTTTGCAGTAAAAAAAGTTGTAGCTGCTTTAATTAAGAATAAAGTGATTCCTATAGTCCTGGGAGGTTCTCAGGATTTAACCTACGCTTTGTATCGTGCTTACGACGATTTAGAGCAAATGGTAAATATGGTTTCTGTAGATAATAAATTTGATTTTGGTAAAGAAAATGAATCGGTTTCGGCTAATTCTTACCTAACGCAGATTATTATTAATGAACCAAACAACCTGTTTAATTACTGTAATATAGGATATCAGACTTATTACAATTCTCAGGAAGAAATTGATTTAATTGAAAAGCTGTTTTTTGATGCTTACCGTTTAGGTGAAATTTCAAATAATATTGCTTTGGCTGAGCCTGTATTTCGAGATGCAGATTTAGTTAGTATTGATTTGAATTCTGTAAAGTCTTCTGCATCAGGCAATATGGTTTCTTTTGAGCCAAATGGTTTCAACGGAAAAGAGATTTGCTCTCTGGCTAGATATGCCGGAATAAGTGATAAAGTTTCTTCTTTTGGAATCTTTAATCATAATAGTACATTGCCGGAATCTCCTATAATGGCTCAGATAATCTGGTATTTTATAGAAGGATATCATTACAGATCAAAAGAATATCCATTTGGAAGCAGAACAAATTATTTAAAATACATCGTTCCGCTGGAAGAAGAGGAACTTGTGTTTTATAAAAGTGACAAAACTGAGCGTTGGTGGATTGAAATTCCATTCGAAACAAACGGCAGCAATAAATTAAAAAGAAATACGTTATTACCATGTTCTTACGACGAATATTTGTCAGCTTGCAATCAAGAATTGCCAGAAAGATGGTGGAAAGCACAGCGAAAAAACGCTTTGTAGAAGAAAATTTCGAAAGAAATCTTAAAATATTTAATTTTTAGGAAAATAAGTTAAAATTATTAGTAAGAAAAGGTGTATTTATTATAAAATTTAACGTTTTACGTCGATTTTTTTAATCAGTTTATCGAGGAAATATTTTTTTTTTATTTTATTTAACATTATTTTTGAACGGTAAAAGAAAATTCGCAAATAGGTATTGTTTTTTAGATAAATAATAAATACGTTTACGGACTTTTAGTAATGAATAGATAATCCAAATTTATATGAAGAAGTTTATTGCATTTGCAGCAATGTTAACACTAGTAATCGGCTGTGGTAAGTCAGGTGACAAAGGTGAATTAGTTGGTGTTACAGGAGGGAAATGGCATCCTGAAAAACCGTATGGAATGACTTTGGTTCCGGGTGGATCTTTTATTATGGGTAAATCTGATGGTGACTTAGCTAATGTAGAAGATGCTCCAACAAGAACTGTAACTGTTCGCTCGTTTTATATGGACGAAACTGAGATCACTAATAGTGAGTACCGTCAATTTGTAGAGTGGGTAAAAGATTCTACAATGAGAGTTCGTCTTGCTATTTTAGCTGATGAAACTGGTCAAAAAAGTACTGGTGACAAAGGTAAAAAAGGCGGTAGTATTGCTGATTATGCATTTAATGATTCTGAGCCGGATAAAATGACGGCTTATGATAAATATATGTATGATAACTACTATAGTGTAGGGACAAAAGATGATCCGTATGCTGGTAGAAAATTAAACAAAAAAGTAAAATTAATTAGAGATACTAAAGCTTATCCAGATGAGTATTATGCTGAAGTAATGGATTCTATGTATTTACCAATTGAAGAATCATACAATGGTTTAAGAACAATTGATGTAAATAAATTGAAATTCCGTTATTCTTGGATGGATATTCAGGCAGCTGCAAAAGCTAAAGTTGGAAAAAGAAAAGACTTCGTTAAAACTGAACAAGTTAATGTATACCCTGATACAACAGTTTGGATTAAAGATTTCGCATATTCATATAATGAGCCAATGCACAATGATTATTTCTGGCACAAAGCTTACGGAGATTATCCAGTAGTAGGTGTGACTTGGAAACAAGCTAAAGCATTCTGTGCTTGGAGAACTTTAAATAAAAACAGCTACATTAAATCTAAGAAAAAAGGACGTGATTTAGTTAACGCATTCAGACTTCCAACAGAAGCAGAATGGGAGTATGCTGCAAGAGGTGGTCTGGAGTCTGCTACATACCCTTGGGGAGGTCCTTACACTAAGAGTGACAGAGGATGCTTCATGGCAAACTTTAAACCAAACAGAGGAGATTACGCTGCAGACGAGGCTTTATATACTGTTGAAGCAAAATCTTACGAGCAAAACGGTTATGGACTATATAACATGGCAGGAAACGTTTCTGAGTGGACAGATTCGGCTTACAATCCAAATGCATACGAGTATGTTTCTACAATGAACCCTAACGTAATTGATGGAAACAACCAAAGAAAAGTTGTTCGTGGAGGATCTTGGAAAGATGTTGCTTACTTCCTGCAAGTAAGTACTCGTGATCACGAATATGCTGATTCTGCAAGAAGCTACATTGGTTTCAGAACTGTACAAGATTACATGGGAACTCAAGTAACAGGAGGCGGAAGAAAATAATAATAACTTAGTGTATAATTAAATCAATATACAAAAACCAAATCGAATCTATTTAAAATTAAAACCTAAAAAAGAATTATTATGGCATTATTAAGTAAAAAAGTTATGAATTTCGCTTATGGTATGGGAGCGGCAGTGGTAATCGTTGGAGCTTTATTCAAAATTACTCACTTTGAGATTGGGCCATTAACAGGGACAGTGATGCTTTCTATCGGTCTTTTGACTGAGGCATTAATCTTTGCGTTATCTGCTTTTGAACCAGTTGAGGATGAATTAGATTGGACTCTAGTTTACCCAGAATTAGCTAACGGACAAGCTAGAAAAAAAGAAGCTAAAGCGGAAACTGCAACTGATGCCCAAGGTTTATTGTCTCAAAAATTAGATGCAATGTTAAAAGAAGCTAAAGTTGACGGTGAGTTAATGGCAAGCTTAGGTAACAGCATCAAAAACTTCGAAGGAGCTGCAAAAGCAATTTCTCCAACTGTAGATTCAATCGCAGGTCAAAAGAAATATGCTGAAGAAATGTCTATGGCAGCTGCACAAATGGAATCATTAAACAGTTTATATAAAGTTCAATTAGAAAGTGCTTCAAGAAATGCACAAGCAAACAGCGAAATTGCTGAGAACGCTGCTAAGTTAAAAGAGCAAATGGCTTCTATGACTGCAAACATCGCTTCTTTAAACAGCGTTTACGGTGGTATGCTTTCTGCAATGAGTAACAAAGGATAATTAGTTTTTAACTAGATATTACATTTATTAATAAGAACTAATTAGACAAAAATGGCAGGAGGAAAATTAACCCCTAGACAGAAGATGATTAACCTGATGTATCTGGTTTTCATCGCAATGTTAGCAATGAACGTATCAAAAGAAGTTATTTCTGCTTTTGGTTTGATGAATGAAAAATTCGAAGCTGCAAATACATCTTCAGTTACAACAAATGAAAGTTTGTTGACATCTTTAGATCAAAAAGCTGCTGAAGCAAAAGGAGAATTTGCTAAAGCTGCAGAAACAGCTCACAAAGTTCAGGCTGCTTCAAAAGAATTCTACGATTACATAGGTACTTTAAAAACTCAGGCTGTAAAAGGTTTTGAAGTTGATAAAGAAACTGGAAAAATGCCATACGAAGCTATGGATAGAGGTGATAACATCGATGACTGGTTTACAGGAGACGGTTACACTAAAAAAGGTAATGAAATTATCGCTAAAATCGAGAAATATAAATCAGATATTAAAGCTGCTTTAGGTACAGATAAAAAATATGCTGGAATTATTTCTGAGGTTGAGAAAAAATTTGATGTTTCTGACGTAAAAAACAAAGAAGGTATTAAAGAAAAATACTTAGCATACCACTTCAAAGGATTTCCTGCGATCGCTTCAGCTGCAAAACTTTCAGCTTGGCAGAATGACGTTAAGAAAACTGAAGCTGACGTTTACAACAGTGCATTAGGTAAAGCTGCAGTTGCTGCTGCTTCTTACAGCAACTACCAAGCAATCGTTGTTTTAGACAAAAATGCTTATTTCCAAGGTGAAAAAGTAACTGGTAAGGTAGTTTTAGGGCGTTATGACGAAAATACAAAACCAACTTCTTTCCAAGGTCCTGGACAAATTGTTAACGGACAAGCAGTAATCTCTTTAACTGCCGGTGGAGTAGGAGAACAAGATATTAACGGACAATTTACTTTCTTAGAAGATGGTAAAAACATTCCTTTAAAATTCTCTGGAAAATATGTTGTAGTTCCTAGACCAAACTCAGCTACAATTTCTGCTGATAAAATGAATGTAGTTTATAGAGGTGTTGTTAACCCAATCTCTGTATCATTCGCTGGTGTTGATGCTAACAAAATTGTTGCAAGTGCTCCGGGATTATCTTCTGCAGGAAAACCAGGAAAATATAACATGAGCCCAGGTCAAGGTACTGAGGCTACAATTTCTGTAACTGGTACATTACCAAACGGAGATAAAGTAACAGATAAGAAAACATTCAGAATTAAAGGTATTCCTGGTCCAACAGGTACAATTAGAGGTGAAATGGGAGTTGTTAAAGGTCCTAAATCTAACTTAGAAATTGCTACTATTGGTGCTAAATTACTTGATTTTGATTTTGAAGTTGGTTTAGATGTTGTTGGATTCAACATGAAAATTGCTGGACAGCCTACAGTTGTCGTTACTGGTAATAAAATGAATGCACAATGTAAATCAGTTCTTGCAAGAGCTGGTAAAGGAGACCAAGTTACTATTTCTGAAATTAAAACTAAACTTGTTGGAGCTGGTAGTTATTTATTACCAAGAACTGCTCCGGTAATTTACGAAATACAATAATAAAGTAGTTAAAACTACGTTCAATATCTTATAATGATACCACGATGAAAGTAAGAAATTTTTTAATAGCTATTGTTTCTATCGCTGGAGGTTTTGCTTCTAATGCGCAATCTAATTTGCTTAATGCAAAAACTCCTGCTCAGATCGGACTTAAAACTCCTGCGCAGCTTATCTCAGATAATGATAAGCCTTTAGCTTACGGTTATGTTGATGATAGAGATATCTTGATGGGTAAAACTACTTGGGAAATCATTGATTTAAATGAAAAAATCAACTTTCCAATGTATTTTCCTGTAGATACAGCTAATATTGGTTCTGATAGACGTTCTCTTTATGACGTTTTGACGAAAGCCATCACAAAAGGCAAAATAACTGAAGTTTATGCTGATAGTTATTTCAATACTAAAAAATCTATGAAAGACATCCAGGGTGCATTATCTCGTATTGATACTACAGATGCTGGTAGAGAACTTATCAACCAATATCCAGATGACTACAAATCACGTGTTGTGAAGAAAAAAGTAGTTACTGGAAGCGGTAAAAAGAAAGTTGTTACTTATGTAGATGAAACAGTTGGTCCAACAAGAACGGTTCCTGCTGAGTATATCTTAAAACAAGATCTTACTTCTGCTGATGTTACACAGTACAAAATTAAAGGGTACTGGTATTTTGACAAACGCCAGAGTGAATTGAAATATCGTTTACTTGGACTTTGTCCTGTAACTCCAGACGTTTATACAATGAATAGTGACGAGAAAGATTATATTGAATTGTTTTGGATTTTCTTCCCAAATGCACGTGAAGTACTGCATGAAGCAAAAGCTTTTAACGACAACAATTCAGCACTTCCAATTTCTTTCGATCAAATCCTAAACTCTAGACGTTTTAATGCGGTAATCTACAAAGAGGAAAACCTTTATGGAGATAGAGCTATTAGTGATTACATGAAAGACAATGCACAAAATCAATTGTTAGAATCTGAAAGAGTAAAAGAGAAGATTCGTAACTTCGAACAAGACATGTGGAATTACTAAGTATCTGAAAATAAAATATTTAAAAAACTCTTACTACCTTTGTAGTAAGAGTTTTTTGTTTTTAACACTGATTTAGATCTTTTTATAAAAACAAAACATTGCTCAATTTTAAATTACTTTTTAGTAATTTTGATTTTCTGTAAGAAAAATAACAATATTGAATATAAAATTACGTTTAATTTCTTATAATATTTATCATGATGAAAGTAAGGAATTTTTTAATTGCTGGTTTTGCCCTTATTAGTGGATTTGTTTGCAATGCACAATCTAATTTATTAAATGCTAAAACGGCTGATCAAATAGGGCACAAAACTGCAGCACAGCAAATTTCTGATAACGACAAGCCTTTGGCTTATGGTTATGTAGATGACAGGGATGTTTTAATGGCAAAGACAACTTGGGAAATTATTGATTTAAATGAGAAAATCAATTTTCCATTATATTTTCCGGTAGATACTGTGAATATTGGACCTGAAAGGCGTTCTCTTTATGATGTTTTGACCAAGGCCATTCGAAACGGCAGAATAACTGAAGTTTATACAGATAGTTATTTTAATACCAAAAAATCACTAAAAGATATTGAAGGATCTTTGACTCGTGTTGATACTACAGATGCTGGTAGAGAACTTGTGAATCAATATCCAGATGATTTCAGAACACGGGTTGTTAAGAAAAAAGTAGTGACAGGAACTGGTAAGAAAAAAGTAGTTAGCTATGTTGATCAAACAGTAGGGCCTACAAGAACGATTCCTGCTGAATATATCTTAAAGCAAGATCTTACTGCTGCCGATGTTTCACAATATAAAATTAAAGGGTACTGGTATTTTGATAAACGTCAGAGTGAATTAAAATATCGTCTGCTGGGAATTTGTCCAGTAACTCCAGATGTTTATACAATGAATAGCGATGAAAAAGACTATATAGAACTGTTTTGGGTTTTCTTTCCTAATGCGCGGGAAGTGCTTCATGAAGCAAAAGCCTTTAATGATAAAAACTCTGCGCTTCCTATTTCGTTTGATCAAATCTTAAATTCAAGACGTTTTAATGCGGTTATCTATAAAGAAGAAAACGTATACGGAGACCGTGAAATTAAAGATTACATTAAAGACAATGCGCAAAGTCAATTGTTAGAATCTGAAAGGGTAAAAGAGAAGATTCGCAACTTCGAAGAAGATATGTGGAATTACTAAGTGCTTAAATCCAAATTATACAAAAAACTCTTGCTACCTTTGCAGTAAGAGTTTTTTTTATTTTATCTATATTACCAATGCTTGATTATTTAATCGTCGGATCTGGATTAGCCGGAATTTCCTTTGCTGAAATCGCCCTTAAAAACAATAAATCTATTTTAGTTGTTGATGACAAATCCCAAAATTCTTCGAGAATTGCAGGAGGCTTGTACAATCCGGTTATCTTAAAACGTTTTAGTGAAGTCTGGAATGCAAAAGAGCATTTGGTTTTAATGAATGAATTCTATGAACAAGTTGAAGGAAAGCTGCAGGAAAAATTCAATTTTAAAATGCCAATTCTTCGAAAGTTTTTCTCAATTGAAGAGCAGAATAATTGGTTCGCTGCTTCAGATAAAATTAACCTGGCTCCCTTTTTATCTACAAAACTTATTACTAAAAAATACCAGGGTATTGACTCCCCTCATGATTATGGAGAAGTTCTGCATACTGGTTATGTAAAAACCGGGCAATTATTAGAAAGTTACAGAGAGTATCTAAAAAAGAATGATTTACTTCTTGAAGAATCTTTTCACAGCTCTTTTCTGGAAATTCTTGATTCAGGAATTCAGTACAAAAGTATCAAAGCCCGTCATATCATATTTGCAGAAGGTTTTGGACTGCATAAAAACCCTTATTTTAATTACCTGCCTTTGGATGGAACAAAAGGTGAACTGTTTTTAATAAAAGCGCCTGATTTAAAACTAGATGTTATTGTTAACACAAGTGTTTTTATTCTGCCTGTTGGAGGTAATTTATATAAAGTTGGTGCAACTTACAATTGGCATGATAAAACGGATCTCCCAACCGAAGAAGGAAAACAAGAGCTTATAGATCGTATTAAAGAAATTATTACCTGCGATTTTGAGATCATAAAACACTTTGCCGGAGTAAGGCCAACAGTTGCCGACAGAAGACCTATAATAGGAACTCATGAGGCATACAAATCTATTCATCTTCTTAACGGATTAGGAACACGCGGTGTAATGCTGGGACCGGCATTGGCAAAAATGTTATATGATAATATTGAAAATGGAACTCCAATAGACCGTGAAGCAGATATAAAACGCTTCCATAAAAGATATTTGAAATCTCTTATTCCTGACCGGCCTTAGGATCGTATGAAATAAACATATTGATATATAAATTTCTCGACAGTCTTAAAACAAACGGAAATAATAGAATCAAAGTAATAACAATTGCAATAAAAGA includes:
- a CDS encoding GxxExxY protein, whose protein sequence is MELYRKEEYYKIVGICMEVHRILGGGLLEIVYKDALEYEFKKHNIPYKREKEYDIQYKEIVLAHKFYADFVVYDEIILEVKASKEIVDDYIAKTINYLKLADSDLGIIVNFNKKTLQHKRVIH
- the miaB gene encoding tRNA (N6-isopentenyl adenosine(37)-C2)-methylthiotransferase MiaB, coding for MEKIIEESKQGESLVLENKPENTKKLFIESYGCAMNFSDSEVVASILSDGGYNTTSVLEEADLVLVNTCSIRDKAEQTIRKRLEKYNAVKRTNPKMKVGVLGCMAERLKSQFLEEEKIVDLVVGPDAYKDLPNLLAEVEEGRDAINVILSKEETYGDISPVRLMSNGITALVSITRGCDNMCTFCVVPFTRGRERSREPQSIMAEIQDLWSKGFKEITLLGQNVDSYLWYGGGLKKDFVNASEMQKATAVDFDQLLEMVAVGFPKMRIRFSTSNPQDMHESILHVMAKYPNICKHIHLPVQSGSNRILKEMNRLHSREEYMALIDKIRAIVPDASISQDMIAGFPTETEQDHQDTMSLMEYVKYNFGYMYSYSERPGTLAGRKMKDDVEEETKARRLQEIVDLQQKHAWFRSEEFVGKTVEVLVEKVSKKSKDEFSGRNSQSITVVFPKENYKIGDFVNVKITSCTSGTLKGEAVGLSSMN
- the topA gene encoding type I DNA topoisomerase, translated to MAKNLVIVESPAKAKTIEKFLGSDFQVESSYGHIADLPSKEIGVDVENGFKPKYEVSPDKKALVTKLKSLSKNAETVWLASDEDREGEAISWHLAEELKLDTKKTKRIVFHEITKSAILKAIDNPREIDYNLVNAQQARRVLDRLVGYELSPVLWRKIKGGLSAGRVQSVSVRLIVEREREIQSFNAVATYSIVAEFVNEAGKAFKAKLPKNFNTKKEAEDFLNKNIGSKYKVADLETKPTKKSPTAPFTTSTLQQEAARKLYLPVGITMQLAQRLYEAGLITYMRTDSVNLSKEAMDAAQAEIIKSYGEEFSKPRIFATKSKGAQEAHEAIRPTDMSRHTVNIDRDQARLYDLIWKRTLASQMSDAQLERTNVKIEADNHDELFTASGEVLLFEGFLKVYLEGHDDDEEEQEGMLPALKVNEKLANNYITATERYSRPPARYTEASLVKKLEELGIGRPSTYAPTISTIINRNYVEKGTLEGQERNYTQLTLQNSKVGEKLLKENTGSDKGKLVPTDIGTIVTDFLVKNFGNILDYNFTAKVEQDFDEIAEGNIDWAIMMQDFYNKFHPNVKEVEANAERESGERILGKDADGRQVSVRLGKFGPMAQIGEADDEDKKFASLMADQNIGNITLEEALNLFLLPKNLGEYKGEEVEVSNGRYGPYVRHGSVFISLPRGEDPLNVTKERAKELIDEKALADAPIAVYKGEAVQKGVGRFGPFIKWNGLFVNVSKKYNFDNLSQADVEELIEDKLQKNIDKVLHNWEEEGIVVEKARWGRSVILKGKIKIELSKDVDATKLTLAEVQEMIEKKAPAKKTAAKKTTAAKKTTTAKKAPAKKK
- a CDS encoding formimidoylglutamase gives rise to the protein MEFDFLEPLNDGILKFISSLSTQELGSKIVLHTQDQFPDISKINIAIVGVLEDRRNINMVNEVNLTAVRKKLYGMFPGNWDASIADLGDILAGDSVEDTYFAVKKVVAALIKNKVIPIVLGGSQDLTYALYRAYDDLEQMVNMVSVDNKFDFGKENESVSANSYLTQIIINEPNNLFNYCNIGYQTYYNSQEEIDLIEKLFFDAYRLGEISNNIALAEPVFRDADLVSIDLNSVKSSASGNMVSFEPNGFNGKEICSLARYAGISDKVSSFGIFNHNSTLPESPIMAQIIWYFIEGYHYRSKEYPFGSRTNYLKYIVPLEEEELVFYKSDKTERWWIEIPFETNGSNKLKRNTLLPCSYDEYLSACNQELPERWWKAQRKNAL
- the porK gene encoding T9SS ring complex lipoprotein PorK/GldK, with amino-acid sequence MKKFIAFAAMLTLVIGCGKSGDKGELVGVTGGKWHPEKPYGMTLVPGGSFIMGKSDGDLANVEDAPTRTVTVRSFYMDETEITNSEYRQFVEWVKDSTMRVRLAILADETGQKSTGDKGKKGGSIADYAFNDSEPDKMTAYDKYMYDNYYSVGTKDDPYAGRKLNKKVKLIRDTKAYPDEYYAEVMDSMYLPIEESYNGLRTIDVNKLKFRYSWMDIQAAAKAKVGKRKDFVKTEQVNVYPDTTVWIKDFAYSYNEPMHNDYFWHKAYGDYPVVGVTWKQAKAFCAWRTLNKNSYIKSKKKGRDLVNAFRLPTEAEWEYAARGGLESATYPWGGPYTKSDRGCFMANFKPNRGDYAADEALYTVEAKSYEQNGYGLYNMAGNVSEWTDSAYNPNAYEYVSTMNPNVIDGNNQRKVVRGGSWKDVAYFLQVSTRDHEYADSARSYIGFRTVQDYMGTQVTGGGRK